One window of Salegentibacter sp. Hel_I_6 genomic DNA carries:
- the trmD gene encoding tRNA (guanosine(37)-N1)-methyltransferase TrmD — translation MRIDIITVVPDLLKSPFEASILKRAIESGHVEIHLHNLRDYVTDNYKQIDDYQFGGGAGMVMMVEPIDKCISDLKSQRDYDEVIYMSPDGDRFNQKTANTLSLKENIIILCGHYKGVDQRVRDHFITKEISIGDYVLSGGELGAAVVCDAIIRLIPGVLGNETSALTDSFQDNLLAPPVYTRPAEYKGWKVPEILTSGNFPKIEAWREEKAWERTKRLRPDLLDETEK, via the coding sequence ATGCGCATAGATATAATTACCGTAGTTCCAGATCTACTTAAAAGTCCTTTTGAGGCTTCTATTTTAAAAAGAGCTATAGAAAGCGGTCATGTAGAAATTCATCTTCATAATTTAAGAGATTATGTAACTGATAATTACAAACAGATTGATGATTATCAGTTTGGCGGTGGTGCCGGGATGGTTATGATGGTAGAGCCTATTGATAAGTGCATTTCAGATCTTAAAAGTCAACGGGATTATGACGAAGTAATCTATATGAGCCCAGATGGCGATCGTTTTAATCAAAAAACTGCCAATACACTTTCTTTAAAAGAAAATATCATAATTCTTTGCGGGCATTATAAAGGAGTAGATCAGCGGGTTCGTGACCATTTTATTACCAAGGAGATTTCTATAGGTGATTATGTACTTTCTGGCGGAGAGCTTGGTGCGGCGGTAGTTTGTGATGCAATCATAAGATTAATTCCAGGAGTTTTAGGAAATGAAACTTCAGCTTTAACCGATTCTTTTCAGGATAACCTACTCGCTCCCCCGGTTTATACAAGACCTGCCGAATATAAAGGTTGGAAAGTGCCCGAAATATTAACCTCAGGTAATTTTCCAAAAATTGAAGCATGGAGAGAAGAAAAAGCCTGGGAACGAACCAAACGCTTAAGGCCTGATCTTTTGGATGAAACAGAAAAATAA